The uncultured Celeribacter sp. genome includes the window CGGCACACGGTTGTAGGTCAGCAGCCAGTTACCAGCACCGACAACGGCAATGATCACCAAAATCACGGCACTGTCACGCATAGCCGCAGCAAAGATCCCAGGCAAACGGCTCAGCTTGATCTTGCGATAGACAAACAGCCCTAGGAACAGCGCATAAGCCACGGCAAAGCTCGCCGCTTCGGTCGGCGTGACAATGCCCAACAGGATCGACCCAACGACAAAAACCGGCATCAGAAGCGGCAGAATGCCCCCCAGAAGCGCCTGCATCGGCGGCTGTGTCACAAGGTCTCCGGACTGATCGCCATGGTCGACCTTGACCGTGATCATCACATAGGCCGAGAGGAACACGGCCAGCAAGATGCCGGGCACAACCCCGGCCATAAAGAGCGCGGGAACCGACACGCCCGAGACAATCAGCGCATAGATGATCACCGGGATCGAGGGCGGGATGATCGGTCCGATGACCGAGGAGGCTGCGGTCAGCGCCGCCGCGAAATCGCGTTTGTAGCCGTGCTTCTCCATCTCCGGAATGAACACGCGGCCGATAGCCGAAGTATCTGCGACCGCAGAGCCCGAAAGCCCGGCAAAGATCACCGAGGCCCAGATGTTGACCAGAGCCAGCCCGGCACGCAGCCGCCCGACCAGCACATTCGCAAAGGCGATGATGCGTCCGGTGATGCCGGATTCATTCATCATTTCACCCGCAAGGACGAACAGCGGAATGGCCAGCAGCGGAAAAGAGTTCAGGCTTTTGTACATCTCTGTGGCGACGATGCGCATGACATAGGGATTGTCCTGTGTCGCCATAAAGGAAAACAGCGCGGCGAGGATCGACACGGCAATCGGCACACCGGCGATCAGGGCAAGGATCAGAATCGCATAGATCATTGGAGGCCCCCTTTCACATCAGCGAGCCGCTCAAAGAACTTACCGAAGGCCGCCAGCGCCAGCAGCACACCACCGATGGCCATGGCATATTGCCAGGTGCCGACTTTACCGATCCAGGCAAGCGCCTCGAGACCGGAGGACTGCACAAGGCTGTCGGCCGTAGATTTGAGACCGGAAGAGGCCAGATGCCCCCGGCGGGCGGCGAACATATGGCCAGAATAGGCAAGGCAGAGCCCGGTGATCACGGTGATCACGTCGCCCGCGAGATAAAGTTTTTCACGCGTGCGGGTCTTGATCAGATCGACAAGGATCGTGAAGCGGATGTGCTGATCAATGCTGTAGGCCCAGGCAATGCCGAACATCACACCATAGATGGTCAGATAAATCGGCAGTTCCTCGCCCCAAGGCACGGATTGCCCGATGATGTAGCGGCGCAGCGAGTTCACGAAGATGACCGTGAAAACCAAGACCATGGACAGGCCGGAACCAAAGGCAAAAAAACGCCTGAGAATCGCATTAAAACGGTGCATGACACCCCCTTCGGATGGAAATGAACCGGCACGAAAGCTGGTGCCGGTCCGCTATCGGTCTTTGCGTGCGCAAAGAGGTTATTGCGAGACCTCTGCAACAGCCGTTTGTAGGTTGTCGATCCAGACGGCATCGTCACCAAGTTCGCCGCGCAGGTATTCGATCACAGCGGGCTGTGCCTTTTCGGCGAAAGCGGCGATTTCATCGGCGGTCGGTGAATAGACCTGCATGCCTTCGTCCTGCACCTTTTTCACACCTTCAGCGGTGTTCCACTCCTGAATGGCCCGGCCCATGGTTCCCGCGATTCGCGCGGCTTTGGCGACCACTTCCTGATCGGAGGCCGACAGGTCGTTGTAAAAGGCGTCATCGATGACGATGAAGTCCGCCGCATAGACGTGACCGTCGAGGGTCATGTATTTCTGCAGCTTGTGCAGGCCGTTGTTGTAGATCACGCCAACAGGGTTTTCCTGACCGTCCACAACGCCGGTGGACAGCGCGTTCGGCAGTTCGGTCCAGGCGATCGGGGTCGGTTCACCGCCCAGACCTTTGACCATCTCGATATAGAGCGGGATCGGCTGCACGCGGAATTTCAGACCTTCCATATCCTCCGGCGAACGAATTTCACGGGTGCCGTTGGTGAAGTTGCGGAAACCCGTTTCGCCGTAGGCCAGAGTGCGCAGGCCGGTTTGCTCAAGGCAATGCTCCGCCAGTGCGTCGCCGAAATCGCCATCCAGAACATCCCAGGCGATGGTGGCCGAGGCAAAGGTGTAGGGAATATCGAGCACCGAAGCCGCCGGGCAGGCCTTGGACATGGCACCGGAGACGATGGCCATCTGCAGCAGGCCTTCCTGTGCCTGACCAATCAGCTCGTCTTCATTGCCGAGCGCCCCGGCCGGGAAGATTTCCACGTCTAGATCGGTTTCACCTTCGACGATGTTTTTAAAGATCTGCGCCGCAGCGCCTTTTTTGGATCCCGTCCAGTCATCTGGATCAACGTGTGCGATGCGGATCGTTTCCGCACCGGCCATGGACACCATGCCGATGCTGAGTGCGGCAGCGACGGTCAGAGTTTTCAGTTCAAAACGCATTTTGTTCCTCCCATTTGCGTATCTGAAGACGTGATGCCGACTGAACTCAGCCGGCGCGTGCGTGAGGCGTTTCGTCGAAAGCGTCGAACCGCGCTTTCATCCGTTCCGGGCTGGCGGGCAGACCGGTGAAAAGTTCAAAGGCACGGACCGCCTGAAACACGGCCATGCCCGATCCCGGCAACACCGCGCAGCCAACCGCGCGGGCAGCGCGAAGCAGTTCGGTTTCCAGCGGGAAATACACGATATCTGCCACCCACATCGCCGGGTCGAGCAGCCCGACAGGGAACGAGGTCCCCGGCAGCTTTGCCATACCCACAGGCGTTGCGTTCACGATGCCGTCCGGGCGGGCATCCCTAATCAGCGCAGCAATGTCTGTCACCGCCTGCGCGTCGCATTGCGGCCTGTTGCGGCGCACCTGCGCGGCCAGGGCCTCGGCCCGTTTCGGATCTGTGTCAGTGATTGAAAGCCGCGTGACGCCGCAATCCGCCAGCGCATGGGCCACGGCTACACCGGCCCCACCGGCCCCGATCAAAAGCGCATGATCGCGGGCCACATCGGGCAGCCCCCGGCGGAAGCTTTCGGCAAAGCCCCACAGATCGGTGTTGTGGCCGAAGCGCTTGCCGTCTCTAAGCACCACCGTGTTCACAGAACCAACAGAACGCGCATTGTCGGACAGCTCATCGAGATGTTCGATAACATCGATTTTGTAGGGATAGGTGACGTTGAACCCATCATAGCCAAGGCTCTCCGCCTGCGCGATGAGCGCTTTCAGACTGGTGTTCGCACGTTCCGGCGCATCCATGTCGAGCAGACGATAGACACCGTTGATCCCCTGCGCACGCGCTTCGATCATATGCATTGCCGGGGTGCGCGACAAACCAATGCCGCGCCCGATCAGGCCGACAAGGACAGAGTCTTTTGCTGCGTCTTTACGGATAGGTGAGTTGGTCAAGACGCTCCTCCCAAGGCGAATTTAACGATTCGTTGAGGACAACTTTGTACCGCGCGGTTAATTGTGTCAAGATGATTGTACCACACGGTTAAATATGCCAGTTTGGCGCGACGGCGGAGGAGTTCACGAATGCAGGACAGCACAACTCAAAAACCCAAAGCTGCCCCCAAACCGGGCGCAGCCAAGCAACGAGACCCGCATGCAAAAAAAGCCGGCGCGAACCGCTCGTGGAAGCAAGACCCTGAAACCGTAAAGGCGGATATCCTGAGCGCCGCCCGCGCGGAATTTGCCGCGCATGGGCTGTCAGGAGCGAGAATCAGCGATATCGTCGAACGCACACAGACGTCGAAACGCATGATTTTCTACTATTTCGGGGACAAAGAAGGCCTGTATCTTGCCGTTCTGGACCAGGCCTACCGGGAGGTTCGCGAAGCTGAAGCCGGGCTGGAACTTGGCGATCTCCCGCCGGATCAGGCGCTGCGAAAAGTGGTCGAATTCACCTTCGATCATCACCGCAACCACCCGGATTTCATTCGCCTCGTGATGATCGAAAATATCCATGACGGCGACCACATGACCAAGATAGAGACGCTGTCGACGACGAATATTGCTGCCATTGATCAGTTGGACCGCATCTGCCGCGACGGTATCGACGCCGGGCTGTTTCGCCCAGATGTCTCGCCTCTGATGATCCACTGGCAGATCTCGGCGATGAGTTTCTTCAACGTCTCGAACCGGGCAACTTTTTCGATGAACTTCGGAGAGGACCTGTTTGCAGACGACATGCAATTGCTGCTGCGCGAACAGGTTGTGCAAAGCATCATCAGCTCCGTCACGCGCCCCGCGTCCCAATGACGGGAAAGAGACAGGCGGCCTCCCAGATCACAGGACGACCGCTCGCCGCAACCTCAATTCGGCGCGTGCATGTTCAAATCACGCCGCAAGACATTCCATGAGCTACCCCCGAAAATCGGACACCGACGTAAGCTACGATTTGTTGTCTGCTGATCTTCGACGAGAAGGAGAATGAGACCTTGTCCGCCATTGGTCCGAGGACAATGGTCGAATGATGTCGAAACGGAAACAACACGCTCCCGAGTTCAAGGCGAAGGTGGCGCTTGAAGCGCTGAAGGGGGAGCAGACGGTGGCCGAGCTGGCGAGCCGGTTCGGGGTTCATCCGACGATGATCCACACATGGAAGCGGGCGTTGCTGGAAGGTGCCTCTGGCGTGTTCGAGCGCGGCGGCAGGAAAGCCCCCGAGATCGGCGAAGATCAGGTGAGAGAGCTGCACGCCAAGATCGGGGAGCTGGCTGTGGCCAACGATTTTTTGTCACGAAAGCTCAAACCGTGGACCGGCAAGTGAGACGCGACATGATTGAGCCGAACAATTCCATTTTGTCCATTGGTCAGCAATGCAGGTTGCTGTCGATCTCGCGCTCGTCATTCTATTACAAGCCTAAGGGCGAGACCGAGCAGAACCTCGGCCTGATGCGGCGGATTGATGAGCAGTTTCTGGAGACGCCGTTCTTCGGTGTCCGCCAGATGACTTGGTATTTGCGCAACGACGGCCATTTGGTAAACGAGAAACGGATACGCCGGCTGATGCGCCTGATGGGGCTGATGCCGATCTACCAAAAGCCCAACACCAGCAGGCCGGCGAAAGGGCACAAGACCTATCCCTATCTGCTGAGAAGTCTTCGGGTGGAGCGTCCGAACCAAGTTTGGTGCTCGGATATCACCTATCTGCCCATGCGCCGAGGGTTCCTGTATCTGGTCGCCATTATGGATTGGCACACCCGTAAGGTGCTGGCTTGGCGCATCTCGAATACGCTGGAGGCGGCCTTCTGCGTTGAGGCGCTGAACGAGGCCATCCACAAGTTTGGTCCGCCGGAGATCATGAATACTGACCAAGGATCTCAGTTCACATCTTTTGCCTGGACGGATCGACTGCGCCGGACCGGCGTCCGCATCTCGATGGATGGCAAGGGCCGCTTCCTCGACAATATCTTCATCGAGCGGCTCTGGCGAACCCTGAAATACGAGTGCGTCTAGCTGCATGCCTGGGAGACCTGATCAGAAGCGAAGGCAGGCATCCGGAAATGGATGACCTTTTACAACAATCAACGCCCACACTCAGCCCTTGGCGGTAGGCCTCCAGCCGTGTTCTACTGGCTGAGAAATGACAAAACCCAACCCGATCAGCAGGGGCAGAGAGTAGCTTAATTTACGCCAGATACTGTCCAACGGATGGGGGAGTGGCTCAGCGCACGAACGGCGGCTCTTGCGCGATGATGTCTACCACAGCAAAGTTGCTATGCAGTCTCCTCAAACGCACAGGATTTGGCCATGACAATTGAGCAGCTTCTCATCTTCCTTCCGGCCGCGCTGCTTCTGGGGGCATCGCCAGGAGCTAACAATCTGCTGGCCTTCACTTCGGCAACGAAAGCCGGATGGCTTCGAACTGCCAAAGGCATCTTCGGTCGGCTGGCGGCATGGGCAGTGCTTGTCTTCTTGGTCTCTTTGGGTCTCGACGTATTACTCCGTACGTCCGAGGTTGCCTTCATCGCTCTGAAGTGGATCGGCGTTTCGTATTTACTCTACCTCGCATGGCAATTCTGGACTGCGGATGTGTCCACGGAGATCGAAGTTCCAGAGGTATCGACACTGATGCGTCGGGAGTTTTTGACGCTGATGGGCAACCCCAAGGCCTATCTCTTGCTGACCGCCTTCCTTCCCCAATTCGTGAACGATGGTGCTGCCATAATGCCGCAGCTCTTCGCGCTTGGTGCGCTTTACCTGCTGGTCGAAGGCGTAGCTGCGCTTTTGTGGGTTTCGGCAGGAACTCTCGTCGGAGAGCATGCCCTCACTCCTCTTCGACGCAAGATCATCAACCGCGCCTCGGCCGGATTGATGGGGACTGCTGCTCTCCTGCTCGCGCGAACCGAAAAGGCAGCATAGCGTCGACAAGCGGACGCTCACATCGTTCGAGTGGACGACAGCTTCGTCCCGCATTGCGGACTTTGACGGTCGTGCCAATGCTGCATCGCGTGTGAAGGACGGCTTCGGGGAAGCCGCACCGCAGCGACAGTTGTCCCCATGAACGGCAGGTCCGGGGCGAAAAGGCAGAAAGCGCTGCGATATATGGAAGTCTACGCACTTCCTGCCTTTTCTATCGAAGCTCTAGAATGATCATAGTCGCCCAATCTTATTAAGAATGGGCGACATACCTATTGGGATTCATGCGGCAATGGACTGAGAATATGCATTTTACAACGATCAGGCTAAACTCTTTATCTCAGAGGTCGGTTTCTCCGGCTGAAAAGACCTCCCACGCTTTATAGGCATAGACCCAATCCGCGTTCTCCGGTTGTTTCAACCAGTTGTTCGCCAATGAGCCCTCCTGCACCCGCGCCGTCCGCGGACGGCGCGCTTCTTCGTATTTCGCCAGCGCGTCCGGGACCGTTTCCGCAGTTGCGTCTTTGAGCGCCAGAGCCAGAACCACACCGTCCTCAATGGCCATGGTCGCACCCTGCGCCATAAAGGGCACCATCGGGTGAGCCGCATCGCCCAGAATGGTGATGTTCCCCTTGGACCAGGCTTCCATCGGCGCGCGGACATGAAGCGCAGAACGGGTCACATCGTCGAGGCATTCCAACAAGGCACGGGCTTCCGGATGGAAACCGGCATAGGCGGCGCGCAATTCATCGACGTCGCCCGGCAAGGTCCAGCCTTCTTCGTTCCAGCCTTCAAGCGGCGTGGTCGCGAAAACAAAGACCTCTTCGCCGCGCAACAGCGGGAAAACCACAAGCTGCAGATCCGAGGTAGGCCCCCACCATTTGGTGAAACTGTCGAGATTGGGAATGTCTTTCGCTTTCTCGCGTGCAAAGACACCGCGCCAAGACACCAGACCAGTGAACTTCGGATGGTCCGCGCCGAACAACGCTTCGCGCACGACGGAGTGAATCCCGTCCGCCCCGATCACCAGATCAAAGTTTTCCGTGGTGCCATCCGAGAATCCGATTTCGGCCCCCTGCGGCGTCTCTTTGACCGAAGAGACGGAACGCCCGAGCCGCAGCACCCCCTCGGGCAATGCCCCATCGAGCGCCGAGATCAGGTCTGCACGGTGAATGGTCAGCTGCGGCGCGCTATACCGCCCGCCCTGCATCGGCAAACGCGACGTTTCTTCACCGCTGTCCCAGGTCCGGCTGATCCGAAACTCTGGCCGGGCTGCGGTTTCGCGCAAAGCCTCGCCAATGCCAAGCCCATCGAGCGCCGCCACGGCATTGGGTGTCAAATTGATATCCGCACCAATGCGGCCAAACTCGGCAACACGTTCGAAAACCTGCACCTCATGACCGAACTTCAAGAGTGCGATGGCAGCACACAAGCCACCCACGCCACCACCGCAAATTCCTACTTTCAACATGTGTTTTTCCTTTTGTCTTGTGATGCGCACGGGGCCCATCACAGATAACTGTATCCAAAACGGATATTGAAACGGTCTTCAGGCACCGGCTCATTGCCAAGACGGGCGCGTTTCAGCCAAAGCCTCCCATGCACCTGCATATCATCCGCGGCCAAACCAGAAAGCCGTGTGTTCTCAAGCCATAAACCGCCGAACCATTCCGACCCCCCAAGGGCCAGCGTCCCACCGACGACGGCGTTTTCCAGCGAACAATTGCCATATCCGTTGACCCCGCTTAGGCTCAGGTCACCCTCGATCCGTGCGCTGTCAAACTGGCTGACCCCACGCAACTCCGCTCCGCTGAAATCGGCACGCGCTGCAACCTGCGCCCGGTCAAAGCGGGCGTCATTGTGGAAAAGCGCATCGCGAAAATCCAGATATGGCGCGGAAATCTCGTGAAACCAACTCACACCCATAAACTCGGCGCCGACAGCGCTGATGCCTTGCGGGAACTGAGCGCCGGTGAAATCAACGCCCGTCAGCTTTGCGCCATCCAGCACCAAAAGCCCCTCGCAAATGACCCCTCGCAGGTCAACGCAGGCGCCAAACTTATGGGCGACTTCGATCTTCGCGCGGATCTCTTCGGGGGTCATGACTGAGCGGCCTCAACGATGGATTCTGCCCATGGCAGAGCCACATCTTCGGCCATATCGCTGCCAGAGGCGTCATGCGTCAGCCGTTCCCCCAGACAGACGGCGCCTGCGTCCACCAACATGTCTTCGATCAGTTTGGACCCCAGATTGTAGGTGTCATATTCGCTGTCACCCAACCCAAAAATACCGAATTTCAGACCGCTGAGATCCGGAGCGTCTTTCATCGCCTCGCCAAAGGGCTGCGCGGAGGCTGGCAATTCTCCGTCTCCGTAGGTCGAACAGACCACCAGATGCAGCTTGGCAATGTCCAGCTCAGAGGGGCTGACGTCGCAAAGATTGGCCAGCGTCACATCATGCCCTGCATCCTCCAGAGCCGTTTGGATGTCTTCGGCCAGCATTTCGGCGTTTCCGGTTTCGGTTCCGAACAAAATCGCAATATCCATCAATTGATCTCCTCGACTGAGCGCGCAAGGCGCAGCATATCCGCGCGTGTAGCTATCTTCTTTCGACTACGGCCGGCTGCAGCCTCAGCCTTCTCGACGGCATCGAGCCGCTTCCACCCGTCGTAGTCCACAATATCTTGCGCCAGACCCAGACCGTCGTGACCAGCACGTTCCACTTCGGGACCGGCTTCGACATCGGCCACAATCCGCTTGGCGAGCGCCAGACTTTCTGCACGGTTTTCCGGGATCGTGCCCCGCGGCCCGCGACGGAACCAGCCAGCCGCATAAAGCCCTTCGGCAATGCGGCCTTCGTCAGGTGCGTCAGCGGTAGCCATGACCTCATCCCGCTTTAGACTGCCATCACATTGGAACCCGATCGCCGTAATGAGCGTGTCCGCAGGCAAAGCTTCAGGTCCATCGGCGGTCTCGAACACCAGCCCTTTCAAATGGCCCTGTGCCTGCTCGTATCCTTTCAGCGCACAGCCGAAACGGAACGTGACAGGTAAGACACCCGCAGACAGCCCGTCAATTTCATGCAGCGCCGCAAGCAGCTTATCGTCCTCCGCTGCGGGCAAATCAGCGACCCGGACCGTGACGGCCTGCAACTTACCCAGTTCACGGATCATCACCGGATCGAATTTGGCAACAGGTGCCGGGGAACGTCCGACAATGGTCAGGCTGTCAATTTGGCGCGACACGAGCCACTCGGTTGCCCGTTGAGAAAGATCTGACCCTTCGAGCTCACTTTCGCTTTTGGCCAGCAGCCGCAGCACATCCACCGCGACGTTCCCGTTGCCAAGGATCACCACATCACCCGCGATATCGGGCAGATTGTCCGCGTCCGGGTGATCGTACAGCGCCCGTGTCAGAGCCCCCGCACCGATCACGCCGTCGAGCTTACCGATTTCAGGTTCGCGATCTCCCGAAAGGCCGGTTGCCAAAACCACCGCATCGTAAGCCGCGCGCATCCGTTCCAGCGTGACGTCTTTACCCAATGTCACATTTCCAAAGAAACGTGCGCCCTGGCGTTCAAACACACGGTCGAACTGACGCGACACCGCTTTGGTCCCCTGGTGATCCGGGGCCACGCCATACCGCACCAGACCATAGGGCACAGGCAGGCTGTCATAGACATCCACCTGCCAGTCGGGGCGTGCCTTTAGCAAGCCCTGTGCGGTAAAACATCCCGACGGGCCGGAACCGATGATGGCCACTTTCCTCATCTCAGACCTCCGCCACTGCGCGCGCGGCCCACGGATGTGGGGCCCCGGTCAGGTCGACGTAAACCGCCTTTTGCACCTGATAGGCACGCAGACCATCACGCCCCTTTTCACGCGCCATGCCACTGTCCTTTTCCCCGCCGAACGGTGTCGAAACAGAGAATTGCTTATAGGTGTTGATCCAGACCGTACCCGCCGTGATCGCACGACCGATGCGCATACTGCGCGGGAAATCCTGGCTCCAGATCCCGCAGGCCAGCGCGTATTCATTGTCGTTCGACAGAGCGATCACGTCGTCCTCATCGTCAAAGGGCATCACGACCAGAACCGGGCCGAAGACCTCTTCGCGACAGATCTTATCGGTGTTGGAAACGCCCGACAAAATTGTTGGCAGATAGAATGCCCCCTCGGAAAGCGCGGGATCGTCAGGACGTTTACCTCCGGTCAGAACAGTTGCCCCGGCTGCCACGGCATCCTTAACAAAAGTCTCGACACTGGCGCGATGATCGGGATGCACAAGGCAGGAAACCTGCGTCTGCGGGTCATGCGGATGGCCGACTTTCAGCCGCTCTGTTGCGGCAACCAGACGCGCGACGAAACGATCGTAAATAGAGCGCTGCACAAACAGGCGCGCGCCTGCGATGCAGCTTTGACCAGAGGACGAAAAAATCCCGAACAGAATGCCCGAAAGTGCGAGATCCTGATCCGCATCCTCGAACACGATGGTGGGCGACTTGCCACCAAGTTCAAGCGACACCGGCATCAGCTTTTGCGCCGCCTGCGTTGCAAGTTTGCGTCCGGTCGAGGTCCCGCCGGTAAAGGACACGCGGCCAACATCCGGGTGCTCGACCAGAAGGTTGCCAATTTCGCGCCCTGCGCCGGGCAGAACCGACAGCAGCCCTTTGGGCAGGCCCGCCTCCTCGACAATGCGCGCCAGTTCCAAAGAGACCAGCGGCGACCAGCTTGCCGGTTTCAGCAGAACCGCATTGCCCGCCGCCAGCGCCGGAGCCACTTTTTGCGCGTCCGATGCAATCGGGGAATTCCACGGTGTGATGGCCGCAACCAACCCGATGGGTTCCCAGACAGACATGGTCATCGCGGTTCCGCGCTGCGCCGTCAAATCATCGTCAGCTGTTTCCAAAACGGCGCCGAAATAGCGAAACGTACCCGCCGCAGAGGCAGCAAGAGCGCGTGTTTCGGTCAAGGTCTTGCCGGTATCACGCGTCTGAATTTGTGCGATGCGCTCGACATTGGCCTCGATCCCGTCCGCAATGCGGTAGAGAAACCGCGCGCGCTCATGCGGTTTCAGCGCTCGCCATGCCGGATCGGCCTGTGCGGCTTTGGCCCGTGCGATCGCCCGCAGCCCATCTTCGCGTGAGGCCCCGCGCAACACCCGGTTGACCGAGCCGTCGGCTGGAAAGATCGAGGTGATCTCGGCCCCGGTGCCCTCTTCCCACTCGCCGCCGACAAAAAGCTTGCCATCGGGCAGCTCGATTGTGTTCTGGTCTTTCATCTCGCTCTCCCTCAGATCGCCACTGGCCCAAGCCTGTTGCGAATTTCGCGTCGCACCGAATAGACGGTGGCCAGCGACGTCTTTGCATTGCCCCCGCTTGCCTTGTTGGCGATCTCGACCGAGACCGTGGCCAGCGGCGAATTCAGCTCATAGCGGTGCGAATTTCCCGAAGCCTTCGGGTCCGCAATCAATGTGACATGGGTGGTCTCGAAACCTCCACCAGCCAAAGCCAGCGCGGCGGCGACATTGGCATTTTTCGGATAGGCAACGGCTGCTTCACGCGCTGTGCCATGGAAAAACTCCAGAACATGGTCGAGGCTGCCCAGATCGACCTGCTCAGCCACCGGCGTTCCCGCCCATGCATGGGGCGGTTTTGTCCCAAAGTAGCGCAGGTGCATAGACCCTGCGGCGGATACGGCCGACAGGATATCCAGCCCACCAACGGCTCCGGACGGCAGGATCATCCGTGCCCCGCCGGTCTGGGCCGCTGTCAGAAGTGTTTCATGCAACGCCTCATCCGCCAGCGCCCCGATGGAAACCACCACCAGATCCGTACCGGACCTTAGCACCTCCGCCGCGTAGGTTTTCACGGCACCGTGGCCCGCGGCCTCGACGACAAACTCCGGCGTCCCTTCCAGAAAGGTCGAGAAATCTTCCAGGAACTGAGTTTTGCCGGCTTGTCCGGGCGCGATTTCTGCGAGCGCCTTTTCGCTCTCAGCCGCGCGCCCGGGACGCACCAGAACTGAGATCCGGTCAATGGCCAAATCCCCAAGCAGGCACAACAATTCCTGTCCGATGTTGCCAAATCCGATCACACCAAGATGCATGGTTTACTCCGTCTTACCTGCGGCACCAGCAGGCGGACCGGCAAAGGTCTGGGCGAAGGGACCTATGGCACACATATCGACCTCAATCAGCTGCGGGCCGTCCGCCGCAATCGCCGCATCAAAGACAGCTTCGAATTCGCCTTCGATGTCGCTCACCCGATGATGTGGGATACCAATCGCCTTTGCATAAGTCTGAAAGTCCGGCGTTGCCAGCGCGCTGTAATGATGGCGCGAACCGTATTGCGCATCCTGAATATTCTTGATCACCCCATAGGCCTGATCGTTCATCAGGATGTAGACCAGTGGTGCATTCTCATCGACAGCGGTGATCATCTCGGCGATACCAAGCTGCGTGCCCCCGTCTCCCAGAAGAGTCACGGTTTTCGCTTTCGCCCCGGCCAGCGCGGCCCCCACGCCCATGGCAACCCCTTGCCCGATACCACCACCAAGGGCGTGAACCCCGTGACACGGCTCTGCAATGCGCACGAAACGATTGCCGAAGGTCGAATTGGAAATCGTGACATCGCGCACCCACGGGTGTGCGCCCGCAGAAATCTTTTCGTTGAGAATATCGGCCAGCCGGGCGTAGGGGCCAAGGATGTCGCGAATGCGTCCTTCGCCTTGCGCACGGGCCTGCGCAATATCAAACCCCAGCGAGGGATCTGCCTCAAGCGTCTCTGGAAGCATCTTGAGAAGACGGCCAAGAACATCGGCGGCGTCGCCGTGAATGAAC containing:
- a CDS encoding aspartate dehydrogenase gives rise to the protein MHLGVIGFGNIGQELLCLLGDLAIDRISVLVRPGRAAESEKALAEIAPGQAGKTQFLEDFSTFLEGTPEFVVEAAGHGAVKTYAAEVLRSGTDLVVVSIGALADEALHETLLTAAQTGGARMILPSGAVGGLDILSAVSAAGSMHLRYFGTKPPHAWAGTPVAEQVDLGSLDHVLEFFHGTAREAAVAYPKNANVAAALALAGGGFETTHVTLIADPKASGNSHRYELNSPLATVSVEIANKASGGNAKTSLATVYSVRREIRNRLGPVAI
- a CDS encoding FAD-dependent oxidoreductase; protein product: MRKVAIIGSGPSGCFTAQGLLKARPDWQVDVYDSLPVPYGLVRYGVAPDHQGTKAVSRQFDRVFERQGARFFGNVTLGKDVTLERMRAAYDAVVLATGLSGDREPEIGKLDGVIGAGALTRALYDHPDADNLPDIAGDVVILGNGNVAVDVLRLLAKSESELEGSDLSQRATEWLVSRQIDSLTIVGRSPAPVAKFDPVMIRELGKLQAVTVRVADLPAAEDDKLLAALHEIDGLSAGVLPVTFRFGCALKGYEQAQGHLKGLVFETADGPEALPADTLITAIGFQCDGSLKRDEVMATADAPDEGRIAEGLYAAGWFRRGPRGTIPENRAESLALAKRIVADVEAGPEVERAGHDGLGLAQDIVDYDGWKRLDAVEKAEAAAGRSRKKIATRADMLRLARSVEEIN
- a CDS encoding flavodoxin domain-containing protein — its product is MDIAILFGTETGNAEMLAEDIQTALEDAGHDVTLANLCDVSPSELDIAKLHLVVCSTYGDGELPASAQPFGEAMKDAPDLSGLKFGIFGLGDSEYDTYNLGSKLIEDMLVDAGAVCLGERLTHDASGSDMAEDVALPWAESIVEAAQS
- a CDS encoding aldehyde dehydrogenase, which gives rise to MKDQNTIELPDGKLFVGGEWEEGTGAEITSIFPADGSVNRVLRGASREDGLRAIARAKAAQADPAWRALKPHERARFLYRIADGIEANVERIAQIQTRDTGKTLTETRALAASAAGTFRYFGAVLETADDDLTAQRGTAMTMSVWEPIGLVAAITPWNSPIASDAQKVAPALAAGNAVLLKPASWSPLVSLELARIVEEAGLPKGLLSVLPGAGREIGNLLVEHPDVGRVSFTGGTSTGRKLATQAAQKLMPVSLELGGKSPTIVFEDADQDLALSGILFGIFSSSGQSCIAGARLFVQRSIYDRFVARLVAATERLKVGHPHDPQTQVSCLVHPDHRASVETFVKDAVAAGATVLTGGKRPDDPALSEGAFYLPTILSGVSNTDKICREEVFGPVLVVMPFDDEDDVIALSNDNEYALACGIWSQDFPRSMRIGRAITAGTVWINTYKQFSVSTPFGGEKDSGMAREKGRDGLRAYQVQKAVYVDLTGAPHPWAARAVAEV